The Pseudomonas baetica genome includes a region encoding these proteins:
- a CDS encoding neuraminidase-like domain-containing protein: MEPNVTGGLLEKRRWALLEYCIGHVSQKDYPFVQTPEDLFELLRMDPLDSSAVRSSRVAEAISCAQHYIHAVYRKLEPGFEKHQFHVDDLQTWEFYSNYSDWAALQKLALYPENFMNAAVRLRKTSLFKTLENELNSAQLSVDSAQMAVRNYLQTFEQTCDLEVISCYMDGTTPARAVYYFVGRQRVQPFQYFWRKADVNLTPTSKAVNPAAWSEWQAIELQPDAEVLEMRPVFWNGRLCLCWAEWRDKVQGKTQGEFIPAQLSIKLAFMTQSGQWSAPLPMCCSEPANRPAKPMMVASVRTDYLHPKGNLGILFTDIDDVTQRVHAVHDVLMRPLEHDGGLWLDAALTHRFKTPETVQHPLPSQVTVLSKVAAEGDLTPYLELLVNAYRGLNGEGKEKDVLTVRGFCKPRVPAKDATPQIKLALINRNSGDPVDVTKNQSEAGDWHMAFSTSFERDPGGWSTLPIFSFGDTATTPPTSFGVKEFTLTIRNLMDFIPPILVKNTTDAAQFLQFNQAALTLKYTRLNSLFGAELVQRANVSVDAILDWESQFLAEPVPTGLTFDEPNGAFDGANGLFFWELFFHLPHLMATRLRDEGRFPEAQRWLHYLFDPQAIADVVADPSKPPPGAKVLYWRCRPLATGKGDPGNEALAPTDPDAIGYSTPEHFKILVFCDYVKNLMAWGDWYYRQLTSDSLVAAKLCYVQAKFLMGKTPIARAVTQWETDTVENLLNRSIRRTALEAFERTLPYSLADIAAGSDIAPRLGLIGFEPFKPEINQPLLDLFAAPQMRLDNLRQNLTIDGQPRNIALFSPPTDPDQLLRDQVAGGSGGPRPMGGRLVVNAFRWRVTFEVALRAVQALQDIGSQVLSLLERRDRAEQEEIQQNHLVELGRYAQTVQEQSIAQLEANVAALGQSRLMAQERADAYERRYVENISAVEYKVMDSLEQSKVFALTAKITKPVGAALAALPNIFGLANGNARIEKVTDAVCFGLEIAASLLQIDADKQATTEGYRRRRNEWALSRDQARAEMRAIDAQIVALSHAVAAARASLAQTLRANEQALTLYNFLKKRATNAELFGWMLAQLKALHSQAYDAVISLCLNAQASLSAETGDYDAQIPLPQVWQDNRHGLTAGEHLRGHLLRMEREYLQRYERRLELVKTISLRKLFDDPVERQTGSDNWTHALDQLRKTGSLQFRLSQLLFDRDHPGHYCRQISAVEVDLPALVGPYQDVRSILRQISSMTATKATAQSVQYMQDQTLVAPADVVINLRSGQQIALSAGIADNGLTGSKPDEGLLNPFESSGAVSTFQLNFPWPAKQPQAAMLSALTDIIVRIRYTAKSGEPTFTRQVQDMVTEAENATRLQQSHRSGQS, translated from the coding sequence AGAAGCATCAGTTCCACGTCGATGATCTGCAGACATGGGAGTTCTACAGCAACTATTCAGACTGGGCGGCGCTTCAGAAGCTTGCTCTGTATCCAGAAAATTTCATGAATGCCGCTGTGCGTCTGCGCAAGACAAGTCTGTTCAAAACCCTTGAAAACGAACTGAACTCGGCGCAATTAAGCGTCGACTCGGCACAAATGGCGGTGCGCAATTATCTGCAAACTTTCGAGCAGACCTGTGACCTGGAGGTCATCAGTTGCTACATGGACGGCACCACGCCTGCTCGCGCCGTTTACTACTTTGTCGGGCGACAACGTGTGCAGCCGTTTCAGTACTTCTGGCGTAAAGCGGACGTTAACCTCACACCCACGAGCAAGGCGGTCAACCCCGCTGCGTGGAGTGAGTGGCAGGCTATCGAGTTGCAGCCCGACGCCGAGGTGCTGGAGATGCGTCCGGTGTTCTGGAATGGCCGGTTGTGCCTGTGCTGGGCCGAGTGGCGCGATAAGGTTCAGGGTAAGACGCAGGGTGAGTTCATACCTGCTCAACTGAGTATCAAGCTGGCGTTCATGACCCAAAGTGGCCAATGGTCGGCGCCACTGCCGATGTGCTGTTCAGAGCCGGCAAACCGCCCCGCGAAGCCCATGATGGTCGCAAGCGTGCGCACCGACTATCTGCATCCGAAGGGCAACCTGGGGATTTTGTTCACGGATATAGACGATGTGACGCAACGGGTGCATGCGGTCCACGATGTGTTGATGCGTCCCCTCGAACACGACGGCGGCCTGTGGCTGGACGCTGCATTGACTCACCGATTCAAAACCCCCGAAACAGTTCAGCACCCGCTGCCCAGTCAGGTGACGGTTCTCTCCAAAGTGGCGGCTGAGGGCGATTTGACGCCTTATCTGGAGCTGCTGGTCAACGCTTATCGGGGGTTGAATGGCGAGGGCAAGGAAAAAGATGTACTGACTGTCCGGGGCTTTTGCAAACCCAGGGTGCCGGCGAAAGATGCCACTCCACAAATCAAACTGGCATTAATTAACAGAAACAGCGGTGACCCTGTTGATGTGACAAAGAACCAATCGGAGGCGGGCGATTGGCACATGGCGTTCAGTACTTCGTTCGAGCGAGATCCAGGCGGATGGTCGACACTACCCATATTTTCTTTTGGTGACACGGCCACCACCCCACCCACTTCGTTTGGCGTCAAAGAGTTCACGCTCACCATTCGCAACCTCATGGATTTCATCCCGCCAATACTGGTGAAAAATACCACGGACGCCGCGCAGTTTCTCCAGTTCAACCAAGCAGCGCTGACGCTGAAATATACCCGCCTGAATTCGCTGTTTGGCGCGGAACTGGTGCAACGCGCCAATGTCTCGGTGGACGCGATTCTGGATTGGGAGTCGCAGTTTCTGGCCGAGCCAGTGCCGACCGGTCTCACGTTTGACGAGCCCAACGGTGCTTTTGACGGGGCAAACGGCCTGTTCTTCTGGGAGTTGTTTTTTCACCTGCCGCATTTGATGGCGACACGTCTGCGCGACGAAGGGCGGTTCCCCGAGGCGCAACGCTGGTTGCATTACCTGTTTGATCCGCAGGCCATTGCCGACGTTGTGGCCGATCCGAGCAAACCTCCGCCTGGTGCGAAAGTGCTGTATTGGCGCTGCCGACCATTGGCAACAGGAAAGGGCGATCCGGGCAATGAAGCCCTGGCGCCCACTGACCCGGACGCTATCGGCTACTCGACGCCAGAGCATTTCAAGATTCTGGTGTTCTGCGACTATGTGAAAAATCTAATGGCGTGGGGCGACTGGTATTACCGGCAACTGACCAGCGACAGCCTGGTGGCAGCCAAGCTGTGTTACGTGCAAGCCAAGTTTCTGATGGGCAAGACACCCATTGCCCGTGCAGTGACGCAGTGGGAAACCGATACGGTCGAAAATCTTTTGAACCGGTCCATCAGGCGTACGGCGCTGGAGGCGTTTGAACGGACGCTGCCCTACTCACTGGCGGATATCGCGGCCGGCTCCGACATCGCCCCACGGCTCGGGTTGATAGGGTTCGAGCCTTTCAAGCCAGAGATCAATCAGCCTTTGCTCGACCTGTTTGCGGCGCCGCAAATGCGCCTGGATAACCTGCGCCAAAATCTCACCATCGACGGCCAGCCGCGCAATATTGCGTTGTTCAGTCCGCCGACAGATCCGGACCAATTGCTGCGTGACCAAGTGGCTGGCGGTAGCGGTGGACCACGACCGATGGGCGGGCGGCTGGTGGTCAACGCGTTCCGTTGGCGGGTGACTTTCGAGGTCGCATTGCGTGCGGTGCAGGCTCTGCAGGATATCGGCAGTCAGGTGCTGAGCCTGCTTGAACGACGCGATCGCGCCGAACAGGAGGAAATACAGCAGAACCATCTGGTCGAACTGGGCCGTTATGCGCAAACGGTACAGGAGCAATCCATCGCGCAACTGGAAGCGAATGTGGCAGCCCTTGGTCAGAGTCGTTTGATGGCGCAAGAACGCGCCGATGCCTACGAACGGCGTTATGTAGAAAATATCTCGGCCGTCGAGTACAAAGTCATGGATAGCCTGGAGCAGTCAAAAGTGTTCGCGTTGACAGCCAAAATCACCAAGCCGGTGGGGGCGGCATTGGCGGCGTTGCCGAACATATTTGGCCTGGCCAATGGCAATGCCCGGATCGAGAAGGTGACCGATGCGGTGTGTTTTGGCCTTGAGATCGCTGCCTCGCTGCTGCAAATCGATGCCGATAAACAGGCCACCACCGAAGGCTACCGCCGCCGTCGCAACGAATGGGCACTGAGCCGCGATCAGGCCCGGGCGGAAATGCGTGCGATTGATGCGCAAATCGTTGCGCTGAGCCATGCCGTCGCTGCGGCCCGAGCCAGCCTTGCACAAACCCTCAGAGCCAACGAGCAGGCCCTGACGCTTTACAACTTTCTGAAAAAACGGGCGACCAATGCCGAATTGTTTGGCTGGATGCTCGCACAGCTCAAGGCGTTGCACTCTCAGGCCTACGATGCGGTCATCAGCCTGTGTCTTAATGCTCAGGCTTCGTTGAGCGCTGAAACAGGCGATTACGATGCGCAGATTCCGTTGCCTCAGGTGTGGCAGGACAATCGTCATGGCTTGACCGCGGGCGAGCACTTGCGCGGGCATCTATTGCGGATGGAGCGTGAATACCTGCAACGGTATGAGCGCCGGCTGGAACTGGTCAAGACCATTTCCTTGCGCAAGTTGTTTGACGACCCCGTCGAACGGCAAACAGGTTCTGATAACTGGACGCACGCCTTGGACCAACTGCGCAAGACCGGTTCACTGCAGTTCAGACTGTCGCAGTTGCTGTTTGATCGTGATCATCCAGGGCATTACTGCCGGCAGATCAGCGCGGTGGAAGTCGATCTGCCGGCGCTGGTCGGCCCCTATCAGGACGTGCGCAGTATCTTGCGGCAGATCAGCAGCATGACGGCGACCAAGGCCACGGCGCAATCAGTGCAGTACATGCAAGACCAGACGCTGGTGGCCCCCGCCGACGTGGTGATCAACCTGCGTAGCGGGCAACAGATCGCCTTGTCGGCAGGCATTGCCGACAACGGTCTGACGGGAAGCAAACCTGATGAAGGCTTGCTCAATCCCTTCGAGAGCAGCGGCGCGGTCTCCACCTTTCAGCTGAATTTCCCGTGGCCGGCAAAACAACCGCAGGCGGCCATGCTGAGCGCCTTGACTGACATCATTGTGCGTATTCGCTACACGGCCAAGTCTGGTGAACCGACGTTTACCCGCCAGGTGCAGGACATGGTC